The Humulus lupulus chromosome 4, drHumLupu1.1, whole genome shotgun sequence genome has a window encoding:
- the LOC133828881 gene encoding uncharacterized protein LOC133828881, whose amino-acid sequence MAVDQVFNHALNEVLSGVLTMSSGWRSSRAMAAQFEKRLSDQLCIAEAQHAKQLKTIEAKHDEQLKEVEVKHIEELQGVEAKHIEAFREVEAKHTGVLQTDEAKLASLEAELKKLEASIAKITASKEQYKEVSLMNYREAHKLQAELEISHKETADLEEANARNLEEYEGAVFECFYMFWKCNPNADFSYLPDHIREAELARCVARLEEEKTQGSPEISLATGVEGVQEDIGAAIDQQPQEPQQDLSASS is encoded by the exons ATGGCGGTCGATCAGGTCTTCAACCATGCACTGAACGAAGTGCTTAGC ggagttctCACCATGAGCTCCGGCTGGCGAAGTTCGAGGGCAATGGCTGCTCAGTTTGAAAAGAGGCTTAGCGATCAGCTTTGCATTGCCGAGGCCCAACATGCCAAGCAACTCAAAACAATCGAAGCTAAACATGACGAGCAACTCAAGGAAGTTGAAGTGAAGCATATCGAGGAGCTCCAAGGGGTCGAGGCGAAACACATCGAGGCATTCAGGGAGGTCGAGGCAAAACACACCGGGGTGTTGCAAACGGATGAGGCCAAACTTGCCTCCCTCGAAGCGGAGCTAAAGAAATTGGAGGCATCAATCGCTAAGATCACTGCTTCCAAGGAGCAGTACAAAGAGGTCTCGCTTATGAACTATcgggaagcccacaagcttcaagcAGAGCTGGAGATAAGCCACAAGGAGACTGCCGATCTGGAGGAGGCGAATGCCCGCAACCTTGAAGAATACGAGGGGGCGGTGTTTGAGTGTTTCTATATGTTCTGGAAATGCAATCCCAACGCTGACTTTTCCTATCTACCAGACCATATAAGGGAGGCTGAGCTAGCAAGGTGTGTGGCACGCTTAGAGGAAGAGAAGACTCAAGGGTCTCCCGAGATCTCTCTAGCAACAGGCGTTGAGGGTGTCCAGGAAGACATTGGAGCTGCCATCGACCAGCAGCCACAAGAGCCTCAGCAGGATCTTTCGGCCTCCTCGTAA